In Salvelinus namaycush isolate Seneca chromosome 15, SaNama_1.0, whole genome shotgun sequence, a genomic segment contains:
- the LOC120060233 gene encoding formin-like: MDSVSNNSEGQGKQQSNLFHNKISTMFTRGDKTEPQRLAGETAVLTAFRTLSDEENDLTGVSDQSALDVISDVRGMSVVLHKREATFLYTEDRIESWENESSSFVTSPNAGQVSVSTADPGLVQVTMVEICSDTEMEDEEGISSLSQSDKHDAPGMFFPPDNDQWAVAVFDDNKGQLPPVGPVRGAIETDLKLPVFKPHSLVEGSLKDTSVLYSARFMGRSNSGTDLGLLSSVSKTQVPGDGRSTDLYTDPRPVEVGVDAAAIGAKGSSHHHHKVAKGVSTSQEVLGLTDMCAGDNSAVASLLNLSRTSEPQKSEHAADDTALQSVQPEDQDSGQRKEILGENTGTEEHKDHVHCLDSPSTLSESKPPEAAETSSPSLEKQPDTEVRKGILRTGLAVSRVPGESPTDSQPSTTPVSVSPRGQGDMPVKRRPDTDSPSASPSPSSGTVSSHAPSFQLPALFSGLRVLKKGAVGEERETVSEIKQRDADLALLSLKKTVNKANNFPEQITSSSRTPKKRPEPKHVSETKGHLLGQLNQLLNLDGTKAEDKPDPLLETGRQGDREPERGEEGATDQGPELIPTTPPADNRKASDTTLNTFKSLFSSKPAKRDTADPVDLEAVKKKNKSEKELLKSIFERTSKSPSSEQKGPAESKSEITSPTDSEDRTPGRLQAIWPPPKPKDEEEKVGLRYTEAEHQAALLQLKRECKEEVEKVHADFELQIFQVRGEHAVAMSHLEGVICMMQTDRQQAFSLGHERGELREACVSTEDDLPPKTFRNVCIQTDRETFLRTPEGEASRPGLGPSQNVPKKLNLSLHGGASGLPGPAPPPPPPLPPLPGQSGPPPPPPPPPPPPPLPGNMGPPPPPPLPGFGPPPPPPPPPGLPGAGPPLPPPPPGCGPPPPPGGGLFGFGFGQAAEKAPRKPALEPATPMKPLYWTRIQIQDNNNNTLWGSLEEPDIVDTKEFEDLFSKATMQPKKKPLSDTFEKKAKTKKIIKLLDGKRSQAVGILISSLHLEMKDIQKAVLSVDNSVVDLETIEALYENRATNDELEKIRTHYETSKEDEVKLLDKPEQFLYELSQIPDFSGRSHCIIFQSVFLDCISSIHRKVEIVSTVSKDLLDCRSVKDVMGLVLAFGNYMNGGNRTRGQADGFGLEILPKLKDVKSRDNRISLVDYVVAYYLRNFDEHAGTAKSIFPLPEPQDFFLAAQVKFEDLTKDMRKLGRDLTVCEKAVQKVCASSSEKDLQPFKEKMEAFVSTAQTDHTAEDDRLNAAQKSFLDMVGYFGLKPKSGEKEVAPGYVFMLWYEFCSDFKNTWKRECKNISKERLKEAQENMKKITAENRVETKKINANSLKERLRQKEASVSSS, translated from the exons ATGGACAGTGTAAGTAATAACTCTGAGGGTCAGGGGAAGCAGCAATCCAATTTGTTCCACAATAAGATATCCACTATGTTTACACGTGGGGACAAGACTGAGCCTCAGAGGCTGGCGGGAGAGACTGCGGTGCTGACGGCTTTCAGGACCCTGTCTGATGAAGAGAACGATCTCACAGGGGTCAGTGATCAAAGTGCCCTGGATGTTATCAGTGATGTGAGGGGTATGAGTGTGGTACTTCATAAAAGAGAGGCCACCTTCCTTTATACTGAGGACAGGATTGAATCATGGGAGAATGAGTCCAGTAGCTTTGTGACCTCTCCTAACGCAGGCCAGGTGTCTGTTTCCACGGCCGACCCAGGTCTGGTCCAGGTTACAATGGTGGAGATCTGTAGCGACACAGAGATGGAAGATGAGGAGGGGATCAGCAGCCTCAGCCAATCGGACAAGCATGACGCCCCTGGAATGTTCTTCCCACCTGACAATGACCAGTGGGCAGTGGCAGTGTTCGATGATAACAAGGGTCAGCTGCCACCCGTTGGCCCAGTGAGAGGTGCCATTGAGACAGACTTAAAGCTGCCTGTGTTTAAGCCACATAGTCTTGTGGAGGGATCCCTCAAAGACACCTCTGTTCTGTACTCTGCGAGGTTTATGGGCAGATCTAACAGTGGGACAGATCTTGGactgctctcctctgtctccaAAACACAAGTGCCTGGAGACGGCCGCAGCACCGACCTCTACACTGATCCCAGGCCTGTGGAGGTGGGTGTGGATGCAGCAGCCATTGGTGCCAAGGGGTCCAGCCATCATCACCACAAAGTAGCCAAAGGCGTCAGCACCAGCCAGGAAGTATTGGGCCTTACTGACATGTGTGCTGGAGACAACTCTGCAGTGGCTTCACTTCTTAACTTGTCTCGTACCTCTGAACCACAGAAATCAGAGCATGCAGCAGATGACACTGCCTTGCAGTCAGTACAGCCAGAGGACCAAGATTCTGGACAGAGGAAGGAGATTTTGGGGGAAAACACTGGAACTGAGGAGCATAAAGATCATGTCCACTGCCTGgactccccctccaccctctctgaGTCAAAGCCACCTGAAGCAGCAGAGACATCTTCTCCTAGCCTGGAGAAGCAGCCTGACACTGAAGTGAGAAAAGGTATTTTAAGGACTGGTCTGGCCGTGTCGCGTGTTCCTGGAGAGTCCCCAACTGACAGCCAGCCAAGTACcactcctgtctctgtctcacccAGGGGCCAAGGCGACATGCCTGTCAAAAGGAGGCCCGACACAGACTCACCCTccgcctccccctccccctccagtgGAACAGTCTCCTCCCATGCCCCCTCCTTCCAGCTGCCTGCCCTGTTCAGTGGACTGCGGGTTCTGAAGAAAGGGGctgtgggggaggagagggagaccgTGTCTGAGATCAAACAGAGAGATGCTGACCTGGCCCTTCTAAGCCTGAAGAAGACCGTCAACAAAGCCAATAACTTCCCTGAGCAGATCACCTCCAGTAGCCGCACCCCCAAAAAACGTCCCGAGCCCAAACATGTGTCTGAGACCAAGGGTCATCTCCTGGGGCAGCTCAACCAGCTGCTCAACCTTGACGGGACCAAGGCCGAGGACAAGCCGGACCCACTGctagagacagggagacagggagacagggagcctgagaggggggaggagggggcgaCAGACCAGGGTCCAGAGCTGATCCCCACCACCCCACCAGCAGACAACAGGAAAGCCTCAGACACAACATTAAACACTTTTAAGAGTCTCTTCAGCTCCAAACCTGCTAAAAGGGATACAGCGGATCCTGTGGATTTAGAGGCTGTcaagaaaaaaaataaaagtgaGAAGGAGCTGCTGAAATCCATCTTTGAGAGAACCTCCAAGTCTCCCAGCAGTGAGCAAAAAGGTCCAGCGGAGTCTAAA TCTGAGATCACCTCCCCTACAGACAGTGAGGACCGGACCCCCGGGCGGCTCCAGGCCATCTGGCCCCCGCCCAAGCCcaaggatgaggaggagaaggtggGGCTCAGGTACACCGAGGCAG AGCACCAGGCTGCCCTCTTACAGCTGAAGAGAGAAtgcaaagaggaggtggagaaagtACAT GCAGACTTTGAGCTACAGATCTTCCAGGTGCGAGGGGAGCATGCTGTCGCCATGTCCCATCTGGAGGGAGTCATCTGCATGATGCAGACAGACCGTCAACAGGCCTTCAGCCTGGGCCACGAGAGGGGCGAGCTCCGTGAGGCCTGCGTGTCCACCGAGGACGACCTGCCTCCCAAAACTTTTCGGAATGTCTGcatccagacagacagggagacctTCCTCAGGACGCCCGAGGGTGAGGCCAGTCGGCCCGGTCTCGGCCCCAGTCAGAACGTGCCTAAGAAACTCAACCTGAGTCTGCATGGAGGAGCCTCAGGACTCCCCGGCCCAGCTCCCCcgccccctcctccccttcctcccctccctggCCAATCAGGACcgcctccacctcctccacctccacctccccctcccccgtTACCTGGCAACATGGGGCCACCgcctccaccccccctcccagGTTTTGGtcccccacctccccctccccctcctccggGGTTACCTGGAGCTggccctccccttcctccccctccacctGGGTGTGGCCCACCCCCTCCTCCTGGGGGTGGATTATTTGGGTTTGGGTTCGGCCAGGCAGCAGAGAAGGCCCCAAGGAAACCTGCATTGGAACCTGCTACTCCCATGAAGCCTCTATACTGGACGAGGATACAGATCCAAGACAATAA TAATAATACACTGTGGGGTTCTCTGGAGGAGCCAGACATCGTAGACACCAAGGAGTTTGAGGACCTGTTCTCGAAGGCCACTATGCAGCCAAAGAAGAAGCCCCTCTCAGACACCTTTGAGAAGAAGGCCAAGACTAAGAAG ATTATCAAGCTGCTGGATGGGAAACGTTCCCAAGCAGTCGGCATCCTCATCTCAAGTCTACACCTTGAAATGAAGGACATTCAGAAAG CTGTTTTGAGTGTAGATAACTCTGTGGTGGACTTGGAGACCATCGAGGCTTTATATGAAAAT AGGGCCACGAATGACGAGCTGGAGAAGATAAGAACACACTATGAGACGTCCAAGGAGGACGAGGTGAAGCTACTGGACAAGCCTGAACA GTTCTTGTATGAACTCTCCCAGATTCCAGACTTCTCTGGCCGGTCCCACTGCATCATATTCCAGTCTGTATTCCTTGACTGCATATCTTCCATCCACCGCAAAGTAGAAATAGTCTCCACCGTGAGCAAA gatctGCTGGACTGTAGAAGTGTGAAGGATGTGATGGGGCTGGTCCTAGCCTTTGGGAACTACATGAATGGAGGCAACAGGACACGGGGTCAGGCTGATGGCTTTGGCCTGGAGATCCTGCCCAAACTGAAGGACGTCAAGAGCAGG GACAATCGTATCAGTCTGGTGGATTACGTAGTTGCATACTATCTGCGCAATTTTGACGAG CACGCAGGAACAGCCAAGAGTATATTCCCACTGCCTGAGCCACAGGATTTCTTCTTGGCCGCTCAGGTCAAGTTTGAAGACCTCACAAAGGACATGAGGAAGCTGGGGAGAGACCTGACTG tgtgtGAAAAGGCTGTTCAGAAGGTGTGTGCTAGCTCCTCTGAGAAGGACCTCCAGCCCTTCAAGGAGAAAATGGAGGCCTTCGTCTCGACCG